One segment of Patescibacteria group bacterium DNA contains the following:
- the eno gene encoding phosphopyruvate hydratase, whose amino-acid sequence MAKIKTIQAREILDSRGNPTVETTVILDDDSQAVNSVPSGASLGKYEALELRDGDSKRYQGMGVLTAVNNVNTIIAPKLKGKEATEQIKIDKFLIELDGTPNKSKLGANAILSVSQGIVEAAAVSKKIPTYQYINSLYGFKKTQKLPGPTFNLINGGKHGAGNLEFQEFHIIPSTSKTYSEALRTAEEIYQTLEDVLVSHGAIHSVGDEGGYAPNLFTNADALELLVSAIKQADYVLNRDVFLGLDVAAGSFYKDDKYQIKDRTMPMQVDDLVVFYEELNQQYPLFSLEDGFYEDDWEGWIKITQSLTKTIIVGDDLLATNKERVREAIKKKACNGILVKPNQIGTISETIYVIMEAREAGWKIIVSHRSGETNEDFIADFAVGVNADFTKFGSPARGERVAKYNRLLAIESEIKEK is encoded by the coding sequence ATGGCTAAGATAAAAACAATCCAAGCCAGAGAAATTCTTGATTCCCGAGGCAATCCTACTGTCGAAACAACCGTCATCCTCGATGACGATTCTCAGGCTGTTAATTCGGTGCCTTCAGGTGCTTCTCTAGGTAAATATGAGGCACTTGAACTCAGAGATGGTGATTCTAAACGGTATCAGGGTATGGGTGTTCTAACCGCTGTTAATAATGTTAATACGATTATTGCTCCCAAACTCAAGGGAAAGGAAGCAACCGAGCAAATCAAAATAGACAAGTTCTTAATTGAACTCGATGGTACTCCCAATAAATCTAAGTTAGGCGCCAATGCCATTCTTAGCGTTTCCCAAGGAATTGTCGAAGCCGCGGCTGTTAGTAAAAAGATACCCACCTACCAGTATATTAATTCTCTCTATGGCTTTAAAAAAACCCAAAAATTGCCTGGTCCAACCTTTAACTTAATTAATGGTGGCAAACATGGGGCTGGTAATCTTGAGTTTCAGGAATTTCACATCATCCCTTCAACCTCTAAAACCTACAGTGAGGCTTTAAGAACGGCCGAAGAAATTTACCAAACGCTAGAGGATGTTTTAGTCAGTCATGGTGCGATTCACAGTGTTGGCGATGAGGGTGGTTATGCGCCTAATCTCTTCACCAATGCCGACGCTTTAGAACTTTTGGTTAGTGCCATTAAACAAGCTGATTATGTTCTTAATCGTGACGTTTTTCTGGGCTTAGATGTAGCGGCTGGCTCCTTTTACAAAGACGACAAATATCAAATAAAAGACCGCACGATGCCGATGCAAGTTGACGATTTGGTTGTCTTTTACGAAGAACTTAATCAACAATATCCTTTGTTTTCTCTAGAGGATGGTTTTTATGAAGATGATTGGGAAGGTTGGATTAAAATCACCCAATCCCTTACTAAAACAATCATTGTGGGCGATGATCTTTTAGCTACTAACAAAGAACGAGTGAGAGAAGCGATTAAAAAGAAAGCTTGTAATGGTATTTTGGTTAAACCTAATCAAATTGGGACGATATCAGAAACAATCTACGTTATTATGGAAGCCCGTGAAGCTGGATGGAAAATTATTGTTTCTCATCGAAGCGGTGAAACCAACGAAGATTTTATTGCCGATTTTGCGGTTGGGGTTAACGCTGATTTTACTAAATTTGGTTCACCGGCCCGAGGCGAAAGAGTGGCTAAATATAATCGTTTATTAGCAATTGAAAGTGAGATTAAAGAAAAATGA
- the ppsA gene encoding phosphoenolpyruvate synthase: MKKKDKNLLWFNEVDKDDINLVGGKGANLGEMASTDLPVPNGFIVTAGAYFQFIKENNLEKELEKAYQLVDLERPETVDQVSKIIKPKIEKARISEELAKEIVFAYAKLGGLFKDSYVAIRSSATAEDLPTASFAGQQETFLNVKGETNVVHRVRDCWASLFEPRSIFYREQNKFDHLKVGIAVVVQKMIGCDISGVMFTINPVTNEKNRIVIEAIYGLGELIVQGKVIPDNYVVNRNNLDIISRDINKQTVQLTKVGTLNKQTKVPSKLQAKRKLNDKQIVELAKLGKKIHQHYFFPQDIEWVLIKNKFFIVQTRPVTTIKEEKKKEKIEEEVKRKPILKGIAASPGIASGPAKIIKSSKEINKIASGEILVTAMTTPDFVPAMKKAVAIVTDKGGQTSHAAIVSRELGVPCVVGAKEATKKLKTGQVFTVNGSNGEIYQGGYLNQTQSSLEPKKEPKKAYQPALKTATKIYVNLGEPQLAGKMATRNVDGVGLLRAEFMMAQLGTHPKKIIKDKKQKDFINKVSDDISQICHAFYPRPVVYRATDFKTNEYRNLTGGKAYEPEEENPLLGYRGAFRYISDETVFEMELEAIKQVRKKRSLDNLWLMIPFVRTPDELQKVKKIIVANDLSRSPSFQLWLMVEIPSNVILLEEFIKVGIDGISIGSNDLTMLLLGVDRDSAELAQAFNEQDPAVSWALEKTIKTCQKNKITSSICGQAPSVYPDLVENLIKWGITSISVNPDAIERTRELVYEAEKRLVKKDG; the protein is encoded by the coding sequence ATGAAGAAAAAAGACAAAAATCTGCTTTGGTTTAATGAAGTTGACAAAGATGATATAAATTTGGTTGGTGGCAAGGGCGCTAACCTTGGTGAAATGGCTTCAACTGATCTGCCAGTGCCTAATGGTTTTATTGTTACCGCAGGTGCCTACTTCCAATTTATTAAAGAAAATAATTTAGAAAAAGAATTAGAAAAAGCCTATCAATTAGTCGATTTAGAAAGACCGGAAACAGTTGATCAAGTCTCCAAAATAATTAAACCTAAGATTGAAAAAGCAAGAATTTCTGAGGAACTAGCCAAAGAAATAGTCTTTGCTTACGCTAAATTAGGCGGTCTTTTTAAAGACAGTTATGTGGCAATTCGTTCTTCAGCCACGGCTGAAGATTTACCAACCGCTTCTTTTGCTGGTCAGCAAGAAACTTTTTTGAATGTTAAAGGCGAAACCAACGTCGTTCATCGAGTTAGGGATTGTTGGGCCTCTTTGTTTGAACCAAGATCAATTTTCTACAGGGAGCAAAATAAATTCGATCACCTTAAAGTCGGTATCGCGGTTGTGGTTCAAAAAATGATTGGTTGTGATATTTCTGGGGTAATGTTTACCATTAATCCTGTTACCAATGAAAAAAATCGAATTGTAATCGAAGCCATCTATGGCCTAGGTGAATTAATTGTCCAAGGAAAAGTAATTCCTGATAACTATGTTGTTAACAGAAATAATCTAGATATTATTAGTCGAGATATTAATAAACAAACAGTTCAATTAACTAAAGTAGGCACTTTAAATAAACAAACTAAAGTTCCCAGTAAATTACAGGCTAAAAGAAAACTCAATGATAAGCAAATAGTTGAGTTAGCTAAATTGGGTAAAAAAATCCATCAACATTATTTCTTCCCTCAAGATATCGAATGGGTTTTAATCAAAAATAAATTCTTTATTGTTCAAACAAGACCAGTAACCACCATTAAAGAAGAAAAGAAAAAAGAAAAAATTGAAGAAGAAGTAAAAAGAAAACCAATTCTCAAAGGTATTGCCGCTAGTCCAGGCATAGCTTCAGGTCCAGCTAAAATTATCAAATCGTCTAAAGAGATTAACAAAATCGCTTCAGGTGAAATTTTGGTGACAGCCATGACTACGCCTGATTTTGTCCCCGCCATGAAAAAAGCGGTGGCCATTGTTACTGATAAAGGTGGTCAAACTTCCCACGCCGCCATTGTCAGTCGTGAGTTAGGTGTTCCTTGCGTTGTTGGTGCCAAAGAAGCCACCAAAAAATTAAAAACTGGTCAAGTCTTTACGGTTAATGGTAGTAATGGTGAAATCTATCAAGGCGGTTATCTTAACCAAACTCAATCTTCGCTTGAACCTAAAAAAGAACCAAAAAAAGCTTACCAACCAGCCTTAAAAACAGCTACTAAAATTTACGTTAATCTAGGCGAACCCCAATTAGCCGGAAAGATGGCGACAAGAAATGTTGATGGGGTTGGCCTTTTAAGAGCCGAATTTATGATGGCCCAGCTTGGCACTCACCCTAAAAAGATCATCAAAGATAAAAAGCAAAAAGATTTTATCAATAAAGTAAGCGATGACATCAGTCAGATTTGCCACGCCTTTTATCCTCGACCAGTGGTTTACCGAGCAACTGACTTTAAAACCAATGAATACCGCAATTTAACTGGAGGTAAAGCCTACGAACCAGAAGAAGAAAACCCTTTACTAGGCTATCGGGGTGCCTTTCGTTATATCAGCGATGAAACTGTTTTTGAAATGGAATTAGAGGCTATTAAACAAGTCAGAAAAAAACGAAGCCTTGATAACCTTTGGCTAATGATTCCTTTTGTTCGAACACCAGATGAACTCCAAAAAGTAAAAAAGATTATTGTTGCCAACGATTTATCTAGAAGTCCAAGCTTTCAACTTTGGCTAATGGTCGAAATTCCCTCAAACGTGATTCTCCTTGAGGAGTTTATCAAAGTGGGCATTGACGGCATTTCCATTGGCTCAAATGACCTGACGATGCTTCTTTTAGGTGTCGACCGAGACAGCGCCGAACTGGCTCAAGCTTTTAATGAACAAGATCCGGCTGTCAGTTGGGCTTTGGAAAAAACGATTAAAACCTGCCAAAAAAACAAAATAACGAGCTCAATTTGTGGTCAAGCCCCATCAGTCTATCCTGATTTGGTAGAAAACCTGATTAAGTGGGGAATTACCAGTATTTCCGTTAATCCAGACGCGATTGAAAGAACCAGGGAATTAGTTTACGAAGCGGAAAAAAGATTAGTAAAAAAAGATGGCTAA
- a CDS encoding thiamine pyrophosphate-dependent enzyme, whose translation MKKSPKFPNCFKVESKPHKFCPGCGHSIVLNMLGQVIDELGIAEKTVFMVDIGCSLLAWDFFDLASTQTHHGRTIPTAVGFKLADPQKIVIAYVGDGGAYAIGLQHTLTACLRNNPITTIVVNNTLYAMTGGQMAPTTVEGEITTTTPTGKNNKVLGKTLHGPEVLSWVKDKEAYLARGTSNQPLVLKNYLKKAIETQLKGNFSLVEALAACPTNWRTKARETIKRMEELEKLFKLGEI comes from the coding sequence ATGAAGAAATCGCCAAAATTTCCTAATTGTTTTAAGGTTGAATCAAAACCCCATAAATTCTGCCCTGGATGCGGCCATTCAATTGTTTTGAATATGTTGGGTCAGGTGATTGATGAATTAGGCATTGCCGAAAAAACAGTTTTTATGGTTGATATTGGTTGTTCCCTTTTAGCCTGGGATTTTTTTGATCTCGCCTCGACTCAAACTCATCATGGTCGAACCATCCCCACGGCAGTCGGTTTTAAATTAGCTGATCCCCAAAAGATTGTGATTGCCTATGTGGGTGATGGCGGCGCTTATGCCATTGGCTTACAACACACTCTCACCGCTTGCTTAAGGAATAATCCAATCACTACCATCGTGGTCAACAACACTCTTTACGCCATGACCGGCGGTCAGATGGCACCGACCACGGTTGAGGGCGAGATTACGACTACCACGCCAACAGGCAAAAATAATAAGGTTCTAGGAAAAACTCTTCACGGTCCAGAGGTTCTTTCTTGGGTAAAAGACAAAGAAGCTTACCTGGCTCGGGGAACCAGCAACCAACCCCTGGTTCTTAAAAATTATTTAAAAAAAGCCATTGAAACTCAGTTAAAGGGAAATTTCTCGCTTGTTGAAGCTTTGGCTGCTTGTCCGACTAATTGGCGAACTAAGGCGAGAGAAACGATTAAAAGAATGGAAGAATTAGAAAAACTTTTTAAACTAGGAGAAATTTAA
- a CDS encoding ferredoxin oxidoreductase — protein sequence MKQFLMGNYVLAQAAKEAGAKVMFGYPITPASEILEKWTDFCSENKNLSYLQAEDEMAAGFGTIGACLAGIPAFTATAGPGNVLMQDAFSMAEALRIPTVAMIMQRGGLSTSTVIYSQEEVRLTCFGGNGEGFRVVYSTANLQELYDYTFKAFETAWQYRWPTFILADGYQGKMMGLVEMEEKNKQLLTEPILKKNVNLRNCYNLEEEIGAIIDNYRQEYQKVRSQIEEHENYQLEGAKIILIAHGIVAAATKAAVDLLRKDKIPIGLFRPITLRPFPAQAAIQALENAEKIVVLESAEGQLANLLKDEVKIPFPLIEYYKPAMGFAPEEIYEEIAKIS from the coding sequence ATGAAACAATTCCTAATGGGTAATTATGTTTTAGCTCAAGCAGCTAAAGAAGCTGGGGCTAAAGTGATGTTTGGTTATCCAATTACACCAGCTTCTGAAATCTTGGAAAAATGGACTGATTTTTGTTCTGAAAATAAAAATCTTTCCTATCTTCAAGCTGAAGATGAAATGGCCGCTGGTTTTGGCACCATTGGCGCTTGTTTGGCCGGTATACCAGCCTTTACGGCCACGGCTGGTCCAGGTAATGTTTTAATGCAAGATGCTTTTTCCATGGCTGAAGCCTTAAGAATTCCAACTGTAGCCATGATTATGCAAAGAGGTGGTCTTTCTACTTCAACTGTCATTTACTCTCAAGAGGAAGTCAGACTAACTTGTTTTGGCGGTAATGGTGAAGGCTTTAGGGTGGTTTATTCAACCGCCAATCTCCAGGAACTCTATGATTATACTTTTAAAGCTTTTGAGACTGCCTGGCAATATCGCTGGCCGACTTTTATTTTAGCTGACGGCTATCAGGGAAAAATGATGGGTCTTGTGGAAATGGAAGAAAAGAATAAACAATTACTGACCGAGCCTATTTTGAAAAAGAATGTTAATCTCAGAAATTGCTATAACCTTGAAGAAGAGATTGGAGCGATTATTGATAATTATCGCCAAGAATATCAAAAAGTTCGTTCTCAAATCGAAGAGCACGAAAATTACCAACTAGAAGGTGCCAAAATCATTCTCATCGCTCACGGGATTGTCGCGGCTGCCACCAAAGCCGCAGTTGATTTACTTCGAAAAGACAAGATTCCGATCGGTCTTTTTCGACCCATTACCTTGAGACCTTTTCCTGCTCAAGCCGCCATTCAAGCTTTAGAAAACGCCGAAAAAATTGTTGTTTTAGAGTCGGCCGAAGGTCAATTAGCCAATCTTTTGAAAGATGAAGTTAAGATTCCTTTTCCTTTAATTGAATATTACAAACCAGCTATGGGTTTTGCCCCAGAGGAGATTTATGAAGAAATCGCCAAAATTTCCTAA
- a CDS encoding translation elongation factor-like protein, translating into MANTKLGTITHYYDKIGVGVVDVLASIKVGDKVKITGSNEFEQEITSMQIEHENIDSAKKGDQIGLKIDQSVKEGDELYKVG; encoded by the coding sequence ATGGCTAATACTAAATTAGGTACCATTACCCACTATTACGATAAAATTGGCGTGGGCGTAGTTGATGTCCTAGCCTCAATTAAGGTGGGTGACAAAGTTAAAATCACTGGTAGTAATGAATTTGAACAGGAAATTACTTCAATGCAAATAGAACACGAGAATATTGATAGCGCCAAAAAGGGTGATCAGATTGGTCTTAAAATTGACCAGTCAGTCAAAGAGGGAGACGAACTTTATAAAGTAGGTTAA
- the gpmI gene encoding 2,3-bisphosphoglycerate-independent phosphoglycerate mutase, protein MNGFKSTRPKSVVLIIMDGWGMTAETRGNAIALAKTPNFDRFWAVYPRTLLDASGEMVGLPKDDDGNSETGHLNIGAGGIVFQELPVINLSITDGSFFTNPAFFETVDHVKKQSSQLHLMGLLGAGGVHSSMAHIFALLKLAKNQNLNQVYLHLFTDGRDSPPTAAPIYINQLQAEIEKIGIGKIASIMGRYFAMDRDQRWQRTEKAYNALVLGEGAKFKSAIEGINASYQADKTDEFIEPFLVLDENKTNFIKDNDSVIFFNFRIDRPRQLTRAFVLPDFERLVIEKTAFDPYAERYGIKQYHPSQTKTTTFQRKKILQNLFFVTMTEYEPDMPVKVAFIPEKVKMPLGRVLAEKNLRQFHLAETEKERHVTYFFNGRRERPFLGEDRAEIPSPKVKTYDLQPEMSAYGVTEELLKRIKTGFYDFIIVNYANPDMVGHTGVLEAGIKACEVVDDCIGKVAQTVFNLDGVCLITADHGNVEEMIDLETNKPDTKHSTNPVPFIVLHKKFNQGGRVLPRGILADIAPTILELLQIEKPGLMTGRNLLKIL, encoded by the coding sequence ATGAATGGTTTTAAATCAACCAGACCAAAGTCAGTCGTTTTAATTATTATGGATGGTTGGGGAATGACTGCTGAAACTAGAGGTAACGCGATCGCCTTGGCCAAGACGCCTAACTTTGATCGTTTTTGGGCGGTCTATCCCCGAACTTTATTAGATGCTTCCGGAGAAATGGTTGGTCTGCCTAAAGATGATGATGGTAATTCAGAAACAGGCCATTTAAATATTGGTGCTGGTGGGATTGTTTTTCAGGAATTACCTGTAATTAATCTTTCCATTACTGATGGTTCCTTTTTTACTAACCCTGCTTTTTTCGAGACAGTCGATCATGTCAAAAAACAAAGTTCTCAACTCCACTTGATGGGTTTGCTGGGAGCAGGTGGTGTCCATTCCAGTATGGCTCATATCTTCGCCCTTCTTAAATTAGCTAAAAATCAGAATCTTAATCAAGTTTATCTTCATCTTTTCACTGATGGTCGTGATTCACCACCAACCGCTGCCCCAATTTATATTAACCAGCTTCAGGCAGAAATAGAAAAAATTGGCATCGGTAAAATTGCTTCAATCATGGGCCGCTATTTTGCCATGGATCGTGATCAACGTTGGCAAAGAACGGAAAAAGCCTACAACGCTCTTGTTCTGGGAGAAGGAGCCAAATTCAAATCAGCCATTGAAGGCATTAATGCTTCCTACCAAGCTGATAAAACTGATGAATTCATTGAACCGTTTCTGGTTTTAGATGAAAACAAAACTAATTTTATTAAAGACAACGATAGCGTTATCTTCTTTAATTTTCGAATTGATCGACCTCGTCAATTAACTAGAGCTTTTGTTCTGCCTGATTTTGAAAGATTGGTAATCGAAAAAACTGCTTTTGACCCTTATGCAGAAAGATATGGTATTAAGCAATATCATCCGTCTCAAACAAAAACAACCACTTTTCAAAGAAAAAAAATCCTCCAGAATCTTTTTTTTGTGACCATGACTGAATATGAACCCGATATGCCGGTTAAAGTTGCTTTTATTCCTGAAAAGGTCAAAATGCCGCTTGGTCGAGTCTTAGCCGAAAAAAACTTAAGACAATTTCATCTGGCTGAGACAGAAAAGGAACGCCACGTTACTTATTTCTTTAACGGCCGACGCGAAAGACCATTTTTAGGTGAAGATCGAGCAGAGATTCCTTCGCCTAAAGTCAAAACCTATGATCTTCAACCAGAAATGTCTGCCTATGGAGTCACCGAAGAACTACTGAAGAGAATTAAAACTGGCTTTTATGATTTTATTATCGTCAATTACGCCAATCCTGATATGGTTGGTCATACTGGTGTTTTAGAGGCCGGGATTAAAGCCTGTGAAGTAGTTGATGATTGCATTGGCAAAGTTGCCCAAACAGTCTTCAATCTTGATGGTGTTTGTTTAATCACTGCCGACCATGGTAACGTAGAAGAAATGATTGATTTGGAAACAAACAAACCGGACACAAAACACTCCACCAACCCGGTCCCTTTCATTGTTCTCCATAAGAAGTTTAATCAAGGCGGTCGAGTTTTACCCAGAGGTATTTTAGCTGATATCGCTCCCACCATTCTCGAACTTTTGCAAATTGAAAAACCTGGCTTGATGACTGGCAGGAATTTGCTCAAAATATTATGA
- a CDS encoding putative metallopeptidase, translated as MDWQLAPELHRRVKKLVKALQFSHIDSKKIVVFRSYGSKSRARARIWSLPRIWQKALKVKPHYCLEVLSEKFDNLSIKDQDKILIHELLHIPKTFSGALLSHRGRKRRIDNRTVDKLYKAINAHYSR; from the coding sequence ATGGATTGGCAACTAGCCCCCGAACTTCATCGAAGGGTTAAAAAATTAGTCAAAGCCCTTCAGTTTTCTCATATTGATTCGAAGAAAATCGTGGTTTTTCGAAGTTATGGTTCTAAATCAAGAGCCAGGGCCAGAATTTGGAGTTTACCCAGGATCTGGCAAAAAGCCCTCAAAGTTAAACCCCATTACTGCTTAGAAGTTCTTTCTGAAAAGTTTGATAATCTTTCTATTAAAGACCAAGATAAAATTTTGATTCACGAGCTCCTTCATATCCCCAAAACCTTTTCTGGCGCCCTCCTTTCTCACCGCGGCCGAAAAAGAAGAATTGACAATCGAACCGTAGATAAGTTATATAAGGCTATCAATGCTCATTATTCACGGTGA
- the acsA gene encoding acetate--CoA ligase encodes MKQKIISVKQKKLKVKPNLVDYQKTYNHFGWQEAEKELEWFPQKKLNAAYNAVDRHLEGPRKNKVALYWQGENGQKQKYTFRELSQLSNQFGNVLKKLGVKKGERVFFFLPRVPELYFGFLGTLKIGAIAGTLFSAFGPQALLDRLQNSDAKVLVTNKELYQRVAKIEKQTSLKKILLIDTETKQKKGKYPLSELIKKASNKLRCARMDPSEPAFMLYTSGTTGKPKGVVHRHLAILQEHLTAKWVLDLKENDVYWCTADPGWVTGIAYEILGSWSNGASTLVYEGRFDPAQWYQLIQDYKVTVWYTAPTAIRMLAAKDTKIVKKYDLSSLRHLASVGEPLNPEAVYWGLKAFGLPFHDNWWQTETGGILIANYPSLPIKPGSMGKPVPGIKAAIVNDQGKKIDTKKIGNLAIKPPWPSMMAKVWHRPKKYKSYFINGWYLSGDLAYKDKDDYFWFVGRADDVIKTSGERVGPFEVESALVAHPAVAEAGVIGKPDPLRGEIIKAFISLKPGHRGSESLKKAIQSFVRKELAGHAYPREIEFMDRLPKTRSGKIVRRLLKAKELDLPTGDVSTLEEF; translated from the coding sequence ATGAAACAAAAAATCATTAGCGTTAAACAAAAGAAACTGAAAGTCAAACCTAATTTGGTTGATTACCAAAAAACCTATAATCATTTTGGTTGGCAAGAAGCCGAAAAAGAACTTGAATGGTTCCCTCAAAAGAAATTAAATGCCGCCTACAATGCGGTTGATCGTCATCTGGAAGGACCGAGAAAAAATAAAGTCGCTCTTTATTGGCAAGGAGAAAACGGTCAAAAACAAAAATATACTTTTAGAGAATTAAGCCAATTGTCAAACCAGTTTGGTAATGTTCTCAAGAAACTAGGAGTTAAAAAAGGCGAACGAGTTTTTTTCTTTCTGCCCCGCGTTCCCGAACTTTACTTTGGTTTTTTAGGCACCTTGAAAATTGGCGCCATTGCTGGTACTCTTTTCTCGGCTTTTGGACCCCAAGCCCTACTTGATCGTCTTCAAAACTCTGACGCCAAAGTTTTGGTCACCAACAAAGAACTTTACCAACGGGTGGCGAAAATCGAAAAGCAAACCAGTCTTAAAAAAATTCTTCTGATCGATACCGAGACTAAACAAAAAAAAGGCAAATATCCTCTCTCCGAATTAATCAAAAAGGCTTCCAATAAATTAAGATGTGCTCGTATGGACCCAAGTGAACCGGCTTTCATGCTTTACACTTCAGGCACAACCGGCAAGCCTAAGGGTGTCGTTCACCGCCATCTTGCCATTCTTCAGGAACACCTGACCGCCAAATGGGTTTTAGATTTAAAAGAGAATGACGTTTATTGGTGCACGGCTGACCCTGGCTGGGTCACTGGTATTGCCTATGAAATCTTAGGTTCGTGGTCAAATGGAGCTTCGACTCTGGTTTATGAAGGTCGTTTTGATCCAGCTCAATGGTATCAACTTATTCAAGATTATAAAGTGACTGTTTGGTACACTGCCCCCACTGCCATTCGAATGTTAGCGGCTAAAGATACAAAAATTGTTAAAAAATATGATTTATCTTCTCTTCGTCATTTAGCTTCAGTAGGCGAGCCTCTAAACCCAGAAGCGGTCTACTGGGGTTTAAAAGCCTTTGGTTTGCCCTTTCATGATAATTGGTGGCAAACCGAAACCGGAGGTATTCTGATTGCTAATTATCCTAGTCTCCCAATTAAACCAGGCTCAATGGGCAAGCCCGTCCCTGGAATAAAAGCCGCTATTGTCAACGACCAAGGCAAGAAAATAGATACTAAGAAAATCGGCAATTTAGCTATCAAACCACCTTGGCCTTCAATGATGGCCAAGGTTTGGCACCGACCCAAGAAATATAAGAGCTATTTTATCAATGGTTGGTACCTTAGTGGTGATTTAGCCTATAAAGATAAAGATGACTATTTCTGGTTTGTCGGTCGAGCTGATGATGTTATTAAAACCTCAGGTGAAAGAGTCGGTCCTTTTGAGGTTGAATCAGCTTTAGTCGCTCATCCAGCTGTAGCTGAAGCTGGTGTCATTGGTAAACCTGATCCTCTTCGGGGCGAGATAATCAAGGCCTTTATTAGTCTAAAACCCGGCCACAGGGGCTCTGAGAGCCTTAAAAAGGCTATCCAGAGCTTTGTTAGGAAAGAATTGGCTGGTCACGCCTATCCAAGAGAAATTGAGTTCATGGACAGACTTCCCAAAACTAGGTCAGGTAAGATTGTTAGACGCTTACTCAAAGCCAAAGAATTAGATTTACCAACAGGTGATGTTTCTACTTTGGAGGAATTTTAA
- a CDS encoding SIS domain-containing protein encodes MKTLDNPKEIRKLDKSSVFNSIILFPDQMEQAWQEVSKIKIPLEKFKEVKNIIVTGMGGSALGARIIDSLNFEVLDVPMEIINGYHLPAYANQETLAIISSYSGNTEETLSCLDEAIRQKCQLFAITNGGRLAELAKDKEIPAYIFKSRYNPSGQPRLGLGYSITAQLALLSRLKFLRLTEAQITEVIHYLNQIRDNLLIDSPTAKNEAKKIAVDFKEKIIIVVSGEHLIGAAHTFKNMLNENSKTFAVRFSLPELNHHLLEGLAFPKENSEVVKVMFLESKIYDEEIKKRIRVTKEVLKENKIPYDSLVLKGRTRVIQAFETVYLGSLISYYLAILNKVDPATIPWVDFFKKELEKA; translated from the coding sequence ATGAAAACTTTGGATAATCCAAAAGAAATCAGAAAACTAGATAAAAGCTCAGTTTTTAATTCCATTATTCTTTTTCCTGATCAGATGGAACAAGCCTGGCAGGAAGTCAGCAAAATAAAAATCCCTTTAGAAAAGTTTAAAGAGGTTAAAAATATTATTGTTACCGGCATGGGTGGTTCGGCTTTAGGAGCAAGAATCATTGACTCTTTAAATTTTGAAGTTTTAGACGTACCCATGGAAATAATCAACGGTTACCATCTGCCTGCCTACGCTAACCAGGAAACCTTAGCGATTATCTCAAGTTATTCTGGCAATACTGAAGAGACTTTGTCTTGTCTTGACGAAGCTATCAGGCAAAAATGTCAACTTTTCGCGATTACCAACGGTGGTCGATTAGCTGAACTAGCCAAAGACAAAGAAATCCCGGCCTATATCTTTAAATCCAGATACAATCCTTCTGGCCAGCCTCGATTAGGACTAGGTTATTCGATCACGGCTCAACTAGCCTTGCTTTCAAGGTTAAAATTTCTTCGCCTAACCGAAGCCCAGATAACCGAAGTAATTCATTATCTTAATCAGATCAGAGATAATTTATTAATTGACTCACCAACAGCGAAAAATGAGGCTAAAAAGATAGCCGTTGACTTTAAAGAAAAAATTATTATTGTCGTTTCCGGTGAGCATTTGATTGGCGCCGCCCATACCTTCAAAAACATGCTTAATGAGAACAGTAAAACTTTTGCTGTTAGATTCAGTTTACCGGAATTAAACCACCATTTACTAGAAGGATTAGCTTTCCCAAAAGAAAACAGCGAAGTCGTCAAAGTCATGTTTTTGGAATCGAAAATCTATGATGAAGAAATTAAGAAAAGAATTAGAGTAACTAAAGAGGTTCTCAAGGAAAACAAAATTCCTTATGATTCCCTTGTCTTAAAAGGAAGGACAAGAGTAATTCAAGCTTTTGAAACCGTTTATCTCGGCAGTCTTATTAGCTATTATTTAGCAATTTTGAATAAAGTTGATCCAGCCACGATTCCCTGGGTTGATTTTTTTAAAAAAGAATTAGAAAAAGCCTGA